DNA from Drosophila busckii strain San Diego stock center, stock number 13000-0081.31 chromosome 2R, ASM1175060v1, whole genome shotgun sequence:
AAATTTAGAGACATTCTGGTGCAATCATACGGGTCTGCTACAACTGCCTACGGAAATAACCAACTGTGAGCATCTCCAAACTCTGGGCATTCGTGGTAATCGTTTGCGTTCCCTTCCCGATGCCATTGGATTGCTTTCTGAGCTGCGCTGGCTAACGGTGGAGTGTAATCAGTTAACGGATTTGCCGTCATCATTTGGCTTGCTGCAAAACTTAATACACTTGAATCTGAAGGGCAACCAACTTAGACAATTTCCACGCAGCATGCTGACCATGCGTAAGTTACGTTTCATATTCCTCAATGAGAATCGCATAAATGATCCGCCAAATAACATTGATTTCGATGAGCTGCAATCTGTGCGCATGTTAAACTTGTCCAAGAATCCAATTGCACTAAATGTGGAACTGCAGCGCTTGGCTTTGGTAAGTGACTAGCTGTTGTACTACCTTGATAAGTAGAGCTTTACACTGGCAACGTTATACAGCTTCACAACAATCTGTATGTGGAAATAGAGAGTGAGTCAGCAACACAGCCTGGCCTTATGCTCAACCGATCCTCAGCCAACTTGGCAGACGAGTTGAACGTTGAACAGGAGCAAGATTCATCCTCTGATTGGGAGAACAGCGTACGCACCAGCCAACTGAACAGTTCCGATGAGAGCGAATTGGAGAACACCATTGAGGATTTAAGCGTTATGCTGCCTGAAATGTCGCGCTTTGTTACCACCTTTTAAGCTATAATTCTAGGGCAAATAAATCTCACGTGTACTGTTTACTTGTGTTTACGTtctagtttttgtttatctgTAACGAAACAATGTAACGACAACTGAAATGCACTTGAGAATTGCATCAATATGAACAATTCGTTGTAACTAATATTTAACTAGACATTTTCTTCATAAGCTCCTCATCCTGCATGGACATAGCCGTCAGTTTCTTGCCAATTTTCTCATGTATATCCAAATATTTCGCCACACAACGGTCTATGCACACCATCTCTCCCTTGCCTGCAAGCAACAATACATTTTAAGAATATTAAATACGTTTTAATTGTTTCATAAACAGTCCTCACCCAATTCAGATTCGCCGTAGCGCGGTGGTATACACTTCTTATGACAGGCATTTGTCATGCGGTTATATAAATCCGACATCATTTCGATTTCCATTTCTTGCATCAGCTGAAGCTTTGCTTGGTCGTTGGCGCTTATTTGTGGCATAGCCATTGTTGCagtgttgtttttattaaagttttcgtctagttataaaatgttttgggTTTTTTAGTCAAAACGCCTGTCCGCAATAGTGTGATCGTAGTCGCCGTGATTTGCCTTCTTCATGCGCTCGCGTACACGTAAAGTTTCAACTCGCCGGGTGTCCACAGATTTTTTTGACAACACAAATGCGTACACTCCACCAATTGTTAGAAATCCCCTGATCAACACGAAATATTAAGTTTTCATTTAGAATTTGACAATTTGCTGAAAATTGTTACACACCAACAAATAGCAATACGGCCTGCGTTTCCAATCGGCATGTTAGTTCCAATTGAGTAGAGGTGTACAAATTTTCGTTCAAGTCACGCCAAGTCACGAGCTAGAAACTTGCTTCatgtcaaaaaataaataaataatctacGGCACACTGCGTTTACTTGTGTAAAGTAAAGCTTACGTGTATTATAAATCTTATTGAATCAAGTCAAAAACATAGGTATTTTTAATTCACTTGTAATtgtgattttaatttagttattgtAAGCACAGTCAGAGCACATCtctattacaaataatttatcgATTGTGGCGGTtggctaataaatatttctttcataagaaattaaagtaatCGTAGTGGCTGTTAACGTTCGTTTCAACGGTTTGACGAGAAATATATAAgttcatatataaaatataattgttaacaatattttgataCATAAAAGTGCActgataaatatttgcacatataaaaaaacattataaaaatcaatttaagcatttgcattgcatttatgcttagatgtaaatgtaaacaattttgattgcaaattgaaagacTTCGGCTTGCCAAAACaatacttattttaatatacatgTAAGTTTTTGgttaaattttgatatttgaaCAAAAAATTCTACATCACAATAAAATGCTTGATATTCTTGTAACTCTACTTTCCAAAATTATTGTACATGGTACAAATTACGATTAGAGATAAAGGTGTACATATAGGAATGTAATTGCACATGTTGATCCATAAAGAATTACCCTTAAGTAACCTGGCAGCCTTACAGCTTAGCTTGGCTTTACGCCAAACCAGCTCATTTTCCAATTTAAAGTATCATGCAGAAGTTTCTCTTCCTCCGCAGAAAGCTGAAGCAGCGTGGACACAGCTCTCACTAGATGCCGTGCTTCGACCTGGAAtgagtaaaatataaaatatacatataagtatataattaTGTTCAGTACATACCTCTCGGCTGGTTAGGAATTTGACAATGACGtgttttaaatacttaaaatttacTTCATCCATAACTATGCAATTTGGTTTATTGCCTGGTTGAAAGGGCTCGGATATTGCGTTGGGAAATTTAAAGGCGGCTGACAATTGATCAGCTTCTATGTCTGGAGCTGTCGATTGCGAGCTACGGAATTCTTTTTGCAGCGTCTTCTTTAGATCTCCTAAACGTTGATTAAGCGTTTTGATTGTCTGAAATGCAAGCGTAAAGAATGTGACTGActctttaattgaaatatttgtcttACCTTATTCTTTTCGACAATTTCGCGTTGAGTAAGCTCGTACTTGGCCAAGTCAACAGCATGCTGCTGTGTAGCATTTGTAAGTATTTCCAATGCCTGCCGTGCCTCTTTCACCTCATGCTCtagctgcttgtttttatCGTGTAAATCATTCGATTCGTTTTGCTCCAGGCGCAATTCTTTTTTAAGAATCTCTTCGCTTTGTGAGATCTCGGCATTTCGCAATAATGCTGTTAGTTTCTCTTCGCGTTCGGTTTCTAACTTAATTAGCGACTCACTTAACTCTTCTTGTTTTTCCATAAACTGAGCTCGTAACTTTTGTGCGATTTGTTCAGCATTTTTAACATATTCACTGAATCTTTCATCAGCGGTGGTTAGACGTAAGCCTAAGTCTTTTACTTCAGCTGCCAGTGTTTcctaaatttgtatttaacatTAAGACATATAAATCTAaatttgcacataaataaacgtttattggctttgaaattataaaaaagcaatttaataacgAAGGTTTAGATTAAATTACAATGTGTTAAGGAGCATGCAATCCGAAAGCAATTTATGAAATGTACAtgctaacaaaaaatgttggttagtattaaaattaaatagttagaTTTACTAATAGAAATGTCTGTaggtgtgagtgtgtgcttgtattttCTAGCTGCCATAGTTAACCGCCAACATCAGAAGTGATACTCACGGATTTATTGCGCTCAAAGATAATTTGCTGTTCATTTTCCTCACGGCACTCCTTCAACGCAACATTTAGCTCATCGACCTCGTCCTCTAAAAGTTTGATCTAACATGCAATAGAAAACTAAGTGTTGGCACATAAAACTGTAACTCATTTACCTTTTCATCcctttgcttaatttcaagATTTGCCTTTTCCAGCTCGAATTCCAAGTGTTTCCGAGACTCGTTGGCATCATCACGTGCTTTGAAGGCTTTGCGTTTTTCTGTCGTTTCCTCGGCTACTTGCTGTGACAAGCGACTGACTTGTTTCTCTAGCGCAAAGTTCTGGCCACTCCAAGAGCTCTTTATGTCAGACAGCTGAAGGTGAGCCTCTTCTAAATGCTGTTCGAGTAACTTGTGCTCGTGTACAAGCGCCTGCACTTGTTGTTCAGCATTGAGCTGTGTCAATGTTTCTAGTCTGGATTGCTCAACAATTCTGAAGCGCAATTGCATATTACGATTCTCTTCCTGCACGGCAGCCAGTGTCGTCGTTAAATGTATTTTCTCCTGTTGGGAAGCATGACGCAACTGTTCGAGCTCATCGCGTAAATCTTCCGCAATTGGTTCCAGATTACGTAAACGTTCCAGCTCTTGACTGaggttttcaatttgctgttgaTACTGACGCATGGCACTCATATGGTCAACACCTTCTTGCTCTCGA
Protein-coding regions in this window:
- the LOC108597477 gene encoding plant intracellular Ras-group-related LRR protein 1, which produces METICQFFRSNYILANCEDVICKKAFCLNLSHFQMSELPEIIKHCETLMKLFLNQNKLTKLPSSLGTLIRLQVLTLDYNKLDEFPECVCQLVRLKFLNISCNNISRLPPEFGQLTNLETFWCNHTGLLQLPTEITNCEHLQTLGIRGNRLRSLPDAIGLLSELRWLTVECNQLTDLPSSFGLLQNLIHLNLKGNQLRQFPRSMLTMRKLRFIFLNENRINDPPNNIDFDELQSVRMLNLSKNPIALNVELQRLALLHNNLYVEIESESATQPGLMLNRSSANLADELNVEQEQDSSSDWENSVRTSQLNSSDESELENTIEDLSVMLPEMSRFVTTF
- the LOC108597478 gene encoding mitochondrial import inner membrane translocase subunit Tim10, translating into MAMPQISANDQAKLQLMQEMEIEMMSDLYNRMTNACHKKCIPPRYGESELGKGEMVCIDRCVAKYLDIHEKIGKKLTAMSMQDEELMKKMSS
- the LOC108597479 gene encoding uncharacterized protein LOC108597479, translating into MPIGNAGRIAICWGFLTIGGVYAFVLSKKSVDTRRVETLRVRERMKKANHGDYDHTIADRRFD
- the LOC108596644 gene encoding golgin subfamily A member 1 yields the protein MFATLKNKIKEETGEDVSTSPSQPLQRYANNNNNNYRIRSRRVSINSNFADELGVGVGGGGAYNESEQLCQLRSQCNELSSKVANLSQGLQQLQEEKIRVDKTNEILLETVKVAQTQKDIYCEEQEKIQNLQQVEIDKLKNLLGFREQEGVDHMSAMRQYQQQIENLSQELERLRNLEPIAEDLRDELEQLRHASQQEKIHLTTTLAAVQEENRNMQLRFRIVEQSRLETLTQLNAEQQVQALVHEHKLLEQHLEEAHLQLSDIKSSWSGQNFALEKQVSRLSQQVAEETTEKRKAFKARDDANESRKHLEFELEKANLEIKQRDEKIKLLEDEVDELNVALKECREENEQQIIFERNKSETLAAEVKDLGLRLTTADERFSEYVKNAEQIAQKLRAQFMEKQEELSESLIKLETEREEKLTALLRNAEISQSEEILKKELRLEQNESNDLHDKNKQLEHEVKEARQALEILTNATQQHAVDLAKYELTQREIVEKNKTIKTLNQRLGDLKKTLQKEFRSSQSTAPDIEADQLSAAFKFPNAISEPFQPGNKPNCIVMDEVNFKYLKHVIVKFLTSREVEARHLVRAVSTLLQLSAEEEKLLHDTLNWKMSWFGVKPS